In the Sulfuricurvum kujiense DSM 16994 genome, one interval contains:
- a CDS encoding NERD domain-containing protein has protein sequence MKGKIGEGLVNFTNLAVLDETIYIPVKNVTLQLSDGSTTQIDHILVSKYGLFVIETKNMKGWIFGDEHQKEWIQQIYNDKYRFQNPLRQNYRHLKALEEILEVPPTALTSVIAFVGECTFKTTMPENVFRGISYTKYIKSFDQERLNPLQIRQILSKLQRKRLVQSFTTDRAHVQNLKERMEQSVVSSPNAMTCSRCGSTMVLRQNKKNGEEFYGCSNYPKCKHTAPFA, from the coding sequence ATGAAAGGAAAAATAGGTGAGGGGCTTGTCAATTTTACCAATTTAGCAGTACTGGATGAGACGATTTATATTCCGGTTAAAAATGTCACGTTGCAGCTATCAGATGGCTCAACTACCCAGATCGATCATATCCTAGTTTCCAAATACGGCCTATTTGTCATCGAGACCAAAAACATGAAAGGTTGGATATTCGGTGATGAACACCAAAAAGAGTGGATACAGCAGATATACAATGACAAATACCGTTTTCAAAATCCTCTCCGTCAGAACTATCGCCATCTTAAAGCACTCGAAGAGATACTTGAAGTTCCACCAACAGCTTTGACATCGGTGATTGCATTCGTTGGAGAATGCACATTTAAAACTACAATGCCGGAGAATGTCTTTCGAGGAATTTCTTATACTAAATACATCAAGTCTTTTGATCAAGAGCGATTGAATCCCTTACAAATTCGCCAAATCCTTAGTAAACTACAACGTAAACGATTAGTGCAAAGCTTTACAACCGATCGTGCACATGTGCAAAACCTCAAAGAACGGATGGAACAATCGGTAGTATCTAGTCCCAATGCAATGACATGCAGCCGTTGCGGTAGTACAATGGTATTGAGACAGAATAAGAAAAACGGTGAAGAATTTTATGGTTGCAGCAATTATCCAAAATGCAAACATACGGCACCGTTTGCATGA
- a CDS encoding YitT family protein, with the protein MIHKLADIPINDVLKKYLFIFIGASSLALGVVLFLIPNHIVAGGTPGISILINYFTGIPAGVLMFLINIPLVLMSMRYISKEFAIRTVFSIVVSSSVVDILREYFHVTAWTNDPILSSIFGGIAIGIGLGFIIAGNASAGGPSIIARYIADRMDWKQNNVIITLDFMIVIAAGIAFAKVESALLSLIVVYATGKALNTIISGRPSKKAVHIFSKKAKLLRQHIIAALGKNEVVFEGVSEAEQLLILIIDNTQIRVVREIVKEHDKEGFLVVMEASELH; encoded by the coding sequence ATGATACACAAACTCGCGGATATTCCGATCAACGATGTACTCAAAAAATATCTCTTTATCTTTATCGGGGCTTCTTCACTGGCACTTGGGGTCGTGTTGTTTTTGATACCGAACCATATCGTCGCCGGAGGAACTCCCGGTATATCGATCCTCATAAACTACTTTACGGGGATTCCGGCAGGGGTATTGATGTTTTTGATCAATATCCCTCTCGTGCTGATGAGTATGCGATACATCAGCAAAGAGTTTGCAATTCGTACAGTTTTCTCGATCGTCGTCTCATCGTCGGTAGTCGATATACTGCGCGAATATTTCCATGTCACCGCGTGGACAAATGATCCGATTTTATCAAGTATCTTCGGCGGTATCGCTATCGGAATCGGTCTTGGATTTATTATTGCAGGTAATGCCTCGGCAGGAGGCCCCTCCATCATTGCGAGATACATAGCCGATAGAATGGATTGGAAACAAAATAACGTCATTATCACCTTGGATTTTATGATTGTTATTGCGGCCGGGATCGCTTTTGCTAAAGTAGAAAGTGCCCTCTTGAGTTTGATCGTCGTCTATGCGACGGGAAAGGCATTAAATACCATCATTTCGGGAAGACCTTCCAAAAAAGCGGTTCATATCTTTTCCAAAAAGGCAAAGCTTTTACGTCAGCATATTATTGCCGCTTTAGGAAAAAATGAAGTCGTTTTCGAAGGGGTTAGCGAAGCCGAACAGCTCCTTATCCTGATTATCGATAATACCCAGATACGCGTTGTACGGGAAATTGTCAAAGAGCATGATAAAGAGGGATTTCTCGTCGTGATGGAAGCATCCGAATTGCATTAA
- a CDS encoding NAD(P)H-dependent oxidoreductase, whose product MKKTLIVLAHPNMQESVVNKALIETIKDENEITVHDLYTTYTTVENIDVAQEQELLLAHERIIFQFPLYWFSSPAILKEWLDKVFAYGFAYGHEGTKLVGKEAHIVVSAGSPVAEYSAEGYNRFTLEEYFLPLKASILYTGMEFKGIFAVGGALGITPEALAQGATDYKNFILQNS is encoded by the coding sequence ATGAAAAAAACACTGATAGTGCTCGCACACCCAAATATGCAAGAATCGGTCGTCAATAAAGCCCTGATCGAAACAATCAAAGATGAAAATGAGATCACGGTACACGATCTGTATACAACCTATACAACCGTTGAAAATATAGATGTAGCCCAAGAGCAGGAGCTGCTTTTGGCTCATGAACGAATCATTTTTCAATTTCCTCTCTATTGGTTCAGTTCTCCTGCCATTTTAAAAGAGTGGCTGGATAAAGTCTTTGCATACGGATTTGCGTATGGGCACGAGGGGACGAAATTGGTTGGCAAAGAGGCTCACATCGTTGTCAGCGCAGGATCGCCGGTCGCTGAATACAGTGCGGAAGGATATAACCGTTTTACTCTCGAAGAATACTTTCTACCGCTCAAAGCAAGTATCCTTTACACAGGGATGGAATTTAAAGGTATTTTTGCCGTTGGAGGTGCACTTGGGATCACTCCCGAAGCACTTGCACAAGGTGCCACTGATTACAAAAATTTTATTTTGCAAAACAGCTAA
- a CDS encoding radical SAM protein, giving the protein MLRLLKEAFPRLSRVSLYATAQNFLGKSIDELKELRAGLLSLAYFGIETGNDELLQKIDKGVNSSAMIEALTKAYEVGIKYLPLLY; this is encoded by the coding sequence TTGTTACGTTTACTAAAAGAGGCGTTTCCGCGTCTTAGTCGAGTTTCGTTGTATGCGACCGCGCAGAACTTTTTGGGAAAAAGTATCGATGAACTCAAAGAACTTAGAGCAGGGTTGCTGAGTCTGGCGTATTTTGGGATTGAGACAGGTAATGATGAACTTCTCCAAAAGATCGATAAAGGGGTTAATTCATCTGCAATGATTGAAGCTCTCACTAAAGCTTACGAAGTAGGGATAAAATATCTTCCACTGTTATACTAG
- a CDS encoding winged helix-turn-helix domain-containing protein, with amino-acid sequence MNSSSMLKVLIIGEDEKLNASLKNYGYGVFSIPNNVLELQNALAVFHPDVVLITIEAKRSDESLRLGEFLHQLGSIPFMYLSSHVKDSLLFKALKTHPHGYHVKPYDIESLYTSIECAFYCFKKGQKYQTTIHQLRSEYEYMKKRAFNLKSNTSKIKICDCYQYKLENYSLLYHNLEIKMTKKERSLIMLLVAELGTIVDFERILSFVWGDATMTYNDVRTLVWRFNKKIPQPIIQNASGIGYYIESARA; translated from the coding sequence ATGAATAGTTCTAGCATGTTAAAAGTGCTCATTATCGGTGAAGATGAAAAGCTTAACGCTTCACTAAAAAATTACGGGTATGGCGTATTTTCGATTCCAAACAATGTTCTGGAATTACAAAATGCACTTGCTGTGTTTCATCCGGATGTAGTTCTTATTACAATCGAGGCCAAGCGATCGGATGAGAGTTTGAGATTGGGAGAATTCTTACATCAACTCGGATCGATCCCTTTTATGTATCTTAGTTCGCATGTGAAAGATTCTTTGCTTTTTAAAGCACTAAAAACACATCCGCACGGTTATCATGTCAAACCATATGATATTGAAAGTCTCTATACGTCGATCGAGTGTGCCTTTTATTGTTTTAAAAAAGGGCAAAAATATCAGACGACCATCCATCAGCTTCGCAGCGAATATGAGTATATGAAAAAACGGGCATTCAATTTAAAATCGAATACATCAAAAATAAAAATTTGTGATTGTTACCAGTATAAACTTGAAAATTATTCTCTTTTATATCACAATCTTGAAATCAAAATGACGAAAAAAGAGCGTTCCCTTATAATGCTTCTTGTCGCCGAGTTAGGCACTATTGTCGATTTTGAGCGGATTCTCAGTTTTGTATGGGGCGATGCTACAATGACGTATAATGATGTCCGGACACTGGTATGGAGATTTAATAAAAAAATACCGCAACCGATCATCCAAAATGCATCGGGAATCGGTTACTATATTGAATCAGCAAGGGCTTAA
- a CDS encoding aldehyde dehydrogenase family protein, with the protein MKEYMPFINGQNKPSHPGKVIDDVNPATGEVFAKVHLASAEDIEEAISTAYAASKLWAKTTPREKEAVLLKAADIFESRTDEIRTILMRESGSVYAKAMFEIGLVADILRVAAGEARRVFGQTFTSNDPGVLSYSTRRPLGVIAGISPFNAPMILSTKKFAMAIAAGNAFVLKPSSHTPICGLIFGEIFKEAGLPDGVLNIIPCSSGDLGETFQTDPRIAMITLTGSTRVGKLVAASAAMHLKKCTVELGGKSPTIVLGDADVDYAVDTATFSIFLHQGQICMAGSRIIVEENIYDEFCEKFAAKVKTLKVGNPEDPSTIIGPLIEEAQCRFIDGLIDDAVAKGATLLSGREHEGCFYKPTVVSNVTEEMVIFHEEAFGPAAAIIKARDLDHVIELANNSNYGLSSSIITDNLSAALRLSEEIESGMVHINGPTIQDEAHIPFGGVKESGMGREGGHFAIEEMTELKWVTVEAAGNRHYPF; encoded by the coding sequence ATGAAAGAATATATGCCGTTTATCAACGGGCAAAACAAACCCTCACACCCCGGTAAAGTGATCGATGACGTCAACCCTGCAACGGGAGAAGTATTTGCCAAAGTCCATTTAGCAAGTGCCGAAGACATCGAAGAAGCAATCAGTACTGCCTACGCAGCATCAAAACTCTGGGCGAAAACAACCCCAAGAGAAAAAGAGGCGGTACTCTTAAAAGCGGCCGATATTTTTGAGAGCCGAACCGATGAGATACGCACTATTTTGATGAGAGAAAGCGGTTCGGTGTACGCCAAAGCAATGTTTGAAATCGGTCTTGTCGCTGACATATTACGGGTAGCTGCCGGTGAAGCCAGACGGGTATTCGGCCAGACGTTTACCTCTAACGATCCTGGAGTACTCTCTTACAGCACTCGCCGACCTCTGGGAGTCATTGCGGGGATATCTCCGTTTAATGCCCCTATGATTTTGAGTACCAAAAAATTTGCCATGGCTATTGCTGCAGGTAATGCTTTTGTGTTGAAACCCTCCAGCCATACCCCGATCTGCGGTCTTATTTTCGGCGAAATCTTTAAAGAAGCGGGCTTGCCGGACGGTGTACTCAATATCATCCCATGTTCTAGCGGTGATTTAGGCGAAACGTTTCAAACTGACCCCCGTATCGCAATGATTACCCTTACCGGATCAACGCGTGTCGGTAAATTGGTAGCGGCATCAGCGGCTATGCATTTGAAAAAATGTACCGTTGAGCTCGGCGGCAAATCCCCGACCATCGTATTGGGCGATGCCGATGTCGATTATGCGGTCGACACGGCGACATTTAGTATCTTCCTCCACCAAGGACAAATCTGTATGGCGGGCTCACGCATTATCGTCGAAGAGAATATTTACGATGAGTTCTGCGAAAAATTTGCCGCCAAAGTTAAAACCCTCAAAGTCGGTAATCCTGAAGATCCATCCACCATTATCGGACCGTTGATCGAAGAGGCACAATGCCGATTTATTGACGGATTAATCGATGATGCGGTAGCCAAAGGGGCCACACTTCTCTCGGGACGTGAACATGAGGGATGCTTTTACAAACCGACCGTCGTTTCCAACGTCACTGAAGAGATGGTCATTTTCCATGAAGAGGCATTCGGTCCTGCCGCTGCGATTATCAAAGCACGGGATCTGGATCATGTCATTGAACTCGCCAATAACAGCAACTACGGCTTAAGCTCATCCATCATTACGGACAATTTAAGTGCCGCACTGAGACTCTCCGAAGAGATCGAATCGGGGATGGTCCACATCAATGGACCGACCATCCAGGATGAAGCCCATATTCCGTTCGGCGGAGTCAAAGAGAGCGGTATGGGACGCGAGGGAGGTCACTTCGCGATCGAAGAGATGACCGAGCTCAAATGGGTTACCGTCGAAGCGGCAGGTAACAGACACTATCCGTTTTAA
- a CDS encoding replication initiation protein, producing MADEKVIIFRKNEKDEYFRKSTEFASADVVLRDDAKNSGSVERLSATILKGVQDQLFDMARQKQIELASKQLTASLIKEYKEIYIENYIKDVRKKDKSKPLDRLSDEAEKSYELKKKSIDRLAEKEAWRVTIKESVADNELMFKFDAKSIFDYAKVHGGGHKDRLYQDVKKIQQRFNNWSEKKFDTKSGKIVDKEVTGVLFPYSEYTHGDNAAIEIKLEKEMLSMVLFLNKNFLKYHLDSYLKVETPNATRLYELLVDYISGNIFVSGRDLTFEYLQKKFNTNYKLFRLFLQRLMTPSLDKINNELGTTISWEVDKKKGRSIDTIKFIISTHDKKILQGIRDEDIDDFILYSFEYYCALLSLGGQRAQGGLKALYEKVRGMINDGSFNYLNKTKEEMIKEHLQNLEDAEELEGLIERDETLAEKYFYDRKYMNIMERDEISFVGSNAIESLEFIRSSYLIPRGFLGPTLSFFTSHEEEKDLIASILPITFKLTEKRSIVIAENNFDSMKTTIEPYLTSTERFLFDSPEHKERFCKVFGIEYFDDLSPALEANVVSEVHVDDSLISQPVEINLFEKLENIMNMIGNRSITKNKEKWSSAVDDLVEEYGESAVGNVIKFLTSGNNSALFWLKNITTPTKFIKHFEQIEQVCNVEHVSLLQKIKADPEIKVLMSMMQNRGESEEAITHEVNSFVSRKIESGVYEAQAKEASWQTEKRIKRESNIELMAEIQKAGFNNIFDYLESIDR from the coding sequence ATGGCTGATGAGAAAGTGATCATATTTCGTAAAAATGAGAAAGATGAGTATTTCCGTAAATCTACCGAATTTGCAAGTGCCGATGTCGTATTACGTGATGATGCAAAAAACTCTGGCTCCGTTGAAAGATTAAGTGCCACAATCCTTAAGGGTGTTCAAGATCAATTATTTGACATGGCTCGTCAAAAACAAATTGAATTAGCCTCAAAGCAACTTACCGCTTCTTTAATTAAGGAGTATAAAGAAATTTATATCGAAAACTACATCAAAGACGTCCGCAAAAAAGATAAATCTAAACCACTTGATCGCCTTAGTGATGAAGCCGAAAAAAGTTATGAGCTAAAAAAGAAGAGCATAGATCGTTTAGCAGAGAAAGAAGCATGGAGAGTAACGATCAAAGAATCTGTTGCAGACAATGAACTTATGTTCAAATTCGATGCTAAAAGTATATTTGATTATGCAAAAGTCCATGGTGGTGGACATAAAGATCGACTCTATCAAGATGTTAAGAAGATTCAACAACGTTTTAACAATTGGTCAGAAAAAAAATTTGATACAAAATCTGGGAAAATAGTAGATAAAGAAGTTACCGGTGTTTTATTCCCCTACTCCGAATATACACATGGTGATAATGCAGCGATTGAAATTAAACTCGAAAAAGAGATGCTTTCAATGGTTCTTTTTTTAAATAAAAATTTTTTGAAATATCATCTTGATTCCTATCTTAAAGTTGAAACACCTAATGCGACACGCCTATATGAATTGCTGGTTGATTATATTTCAGGCAATATCTTTGTATCAGGTAGAGATTTAACGTTCGAATACCTGCAAAAGAAATTTAACACCAACTACAAGCTTTTTCGTCTCTTTTTGCAACGCCTTATGACCCCATCACTTGATAAAATTAACAACGAATTAGGAACAACTATTTCATGGGAAGTCGATAAGAAGAAAGGTCGCTCTATTGATACGATCAAATTCATTATCAGTACGCACGATAAAAAAATTCTACAAGGTATTAGAGATGAAGATATAGACGATTTCATACTCTATTCATTCGAATACTACTGCGCCTTACTCTCTCTTGGCGGTCAGAGAGCGCAGGGTGGATTAAAAGCATTATATGAAAAAGTCAGAGGGATGATTAATGATGGAAGTTTTAATTATCTCAATAAAACAAAAGAAGAGATGATTAAAGAGCATCTTCAAAATCTCGAAGATGCTGAAGAGCTTGAGGGGCTCATAGAAAGAGATGAAACACTTGCTGAAAAATATTTCTATGATCGTAAATATATGAATATTATGGAGCGTGATGAAATATCGTTCGTCGGATCAAATGCAATTGAATCACTTGAGTTCATTCGTAGTAGCTATTTGATACCGAGAGGATTTTTAGGCCCTACACTCTCATTTTTTACATCTCATGAAGAAGAAAAAGATCTTATCGCCTCGATATTACCGATCACCTTTAAATTAACCGAAAAAAGATCTATCGTTATTGCTGAAAATAATTTTGACTCAATGAAAACAACGATAGAACCTTATCTGACATCAACCGAACGCTTTTTGTTTGACTCTCCTGAGCATAAAGAGAGATTTTGTAAAGTATTTGGGATTGAGTATTTTGATGATCTATCCCCTGCCCTAGAAGCTAATGTTGTATCTGAAGTCCATGTAGACGATAGTTTGATCTCACAACCAGTGGAAATAAATTTGTTTGAGAAGCTCGAAAATATTATGAATATGATTGGGAATCGATCGATTACTAAAAATAAAGAGAAATGGTCGAGTGCAGTAGATGATTTGGTTGAAGAATACGGGGAATCTGCCGTTGGGAATGTAATAAAATTCTTAACGAGCGGTAATAATAGTGCCCTATTCTGGCTCAAAAATATTACTACTCCTACAAAATTTATTAAACATTTTGAGCAAATTGAGCAAGTGTGTAATGTAGAACATGTGAGTCTATTGCAAAAAATAAAAGCTGATCCAGAAATTAAAGTTTTGATGAGTATGATGCAAAATCGTGGCGAGTCTGAAGAAGCTATTACTCATGAAGTCAATTCATTTGTATCTAGAAAGATTGAATCAGGTGTTTATGAAGCTCAAGCGAAAGAAGCCTCATGGCAAACTGAAAAACGAATTAAACGTGAATCAAATATTGAATTGATGGCAGAAATTCAAAAAGCAGGGTTTAATAATATATTTGATTATTTAGAAAGCATAGATAGATAG
- a CDS encoding DUF4282 domain-containing protein, which translates to MEFLTFDSFISIPVLIAFYYLGALLIPALLWTERSWVIKVTDILVQHFPIATSRLIIGFMLLFMFFELMWRMMFEMLIGYFKMIEYLHLIAS; encoded by the coding sequence ATGGAGTTCTTAACGTTTGACTCTTTTATCTCCATACCGGTACTGATAGCCTTCTATTACCTTGGAGCTCTATTGATTCCTGCCCTGCTCTGGACAGAACGCTCATGGGTGATCAAGGTCACCGATATTTTAGTACAGCACTTTCCGATTGCGACATCACGGCTGATAATTGGTTTTATGCTACTGTTTATGTTTTTTGAGCTTATGTGGCGGATGATGTTTGAGATGCTTATCGGGTATTTCAAGATGATTGAGTATTTGCACCTTATCGCTTCGTGA
- a CDS encoding ParA family protein: MGSVISIVNQKGGVGKTTTAQALAREFAKTNKVLLIDFDGQATLTELMDLNKHFDNEFINEYMSTESIVKIFERASIKPLDITGILKDESGNSIVTINELHFIPSPGNSIVAAAESVSGGKDMLLNKYLQKVKDEYDYVIIDALPSVSTLFRNVLLASDALIVAIQTKTNAIAGANGFLQVLNDVLEDYDKTYNHLFILPTMYNKQRRDDKETLAEIMGSYMTSLKTYTSIGKIPTTLLEEIPDRTVFSNAQAVRYFLQDYIEGFDTGKRDILLLLENIAKVITNKLEVGGK; the protein is encoded by the coding sequence ATGGGTTCAGTCATTTCAATTGTAAATCAAAAAGGTGGTGTTGGAAAAACAACAACCGCACAGGCATTGGCACGAGAGTTTGCCAAAACTAATAAAGTACTGCTCATTGATTTTGATGGACAAGCAACGCTGACTGAGCTTATGGATCTTAATAAGCATTTTGACAATGAATTTATTAATGAGTATATGTCTACAGAAAGCATTGTAAAAATTTTTGAACGTGCTTCTATTAAGCCGTTGGATATTACCGGTATCCTCAAAGATGAGAGTGGTAATTCAATAGTTACGATTAATGAACTTCATTTCATCCCCTCCCCCGGTAATTCAATCGTTGCAGCTGCTGAGAGTGTGAGCGGTGGCAAAGATATGCTTTTAAATAAGTATCTTCAAAAAGTTAAAGATGAATATGATTATGTCATTATTGACGCTTTGCCATCTGTATCAACGCTTTTTAGAAATGTTTTGCTCGCATCGGATGCATTGATCGTCGCCATACAAACCAAAACAAATGCCATTGCCGGAGCCAATGGATTCTTACAAGTTCTTAATGATGTACTTGAAGATTATGATAAAACCTACAATCATCTTTTTATCTTGCCGACAATGTATAATAAACAGCGTCGCGATGATAAAGAAACTTTGGCAGAGATTATGGGTAGTTACATGACTTCGTTAAAAACATACACATCGATCGGAAAAATTCCAACGACTCTTCTTGAAGAGATTCCTGATCGTACTGTATTTTCAAATGCTCAAGCTGTTCGCTATTTCTTGCAAGATTATATTGAGGGCTTTGATACAGGGAAGAGAGATATCCTTCTTTTACTGGAAAATATTGCAAAAGTTATCACCAATAAACTGGAAGTAGGGGGCAAATAA
- a CDS encoding ParB/RepB/Spo0J family partition protein: MAKLPARKNISAETATKRIEEAQALRQSISESIENKTSNTIEVAISSIASSKFHDRRWHDKMAIVELSKSIEAVGLIYPVVLRRAGEEFERIIGYRRIEAYKILGRETIPAIILENVDDDMAILLMATENMQREDISVYDETLALIDYLKVAINETQEGVEKLLVRFKNHNAGSVQLSDDEKEKRLQMNEVLKKTGKIDISGLLNRLTMLSMHPLIKEALSASRLSFSNAQVLQKLSKNEVALKAVMSRVIDENMSKREAMKLIAEYKEEKVGKTGESDVISKLKLLSKTNTKQVAKLSKADQEKLMEYFTKIDEILKNK, translated from the coding sequence ATGGCAAAACTACCTGCACGAAAAAATATATCGGCTGAAACGGCTACAAAAAGAATAGAAGAAGCTCAAGCGTTACGCCAAAGTATCTCTGAGAGTATCGAAAATAAAACAAGTAACACGATTGAAGTGGCTATTTCATCGATTGCATCTTCAAAATTCCACGATCGCCGATGGCATGACAAAATGGCGATTGTTGAACTCTCAAAGTCGATTGAAGCCGTTGGGCTCATCTATCCGGTTGTTTTGCGCAGGGCAGGGGAGGAGTTTGAGCGGATAATCGGGTATCGCCGTATTGAAGCTTATAAGATACTTGGCAGAGAGACCATTCCGGCAATAATTTTGGAAAATGTCGATGATGATATGGCAATCTTGCTTATGGCTACTGAGAATATGCAAAGAGAGGATATCAGTGTTTATGATGAAACACTCGCTTTGATTGATTATCTCAAAGTCGCAATTAACGAGACTCAAGAGGGTGTTGAGAAACTTCTCGTACGATTTAAAAATCACAATGCCGGATCGGTACAATTGAGCGACGATGAGAAAGAAAAACGTCTCCAAATGAATGAGGTCCTTAAAAAGACCGGTAAGATTGATATTAGTGGTTTGTTAAACCGTCTTACAATGCTCTCTATGCATCCGCTAATAAAAGAAGCGCTTAGTGCCAGTAGGCTCTCTTTCTCAAACGCACAGGTACTTCAAAAGCTCTCTAAGAACGAAGTAGCACTCAAAGCCGTGATGAGCAGAGTTATTGATGAGAATATGAGTAAGCGTGAAGCGATGAAGCTGATTGCAGAGTATAAAGAAGAAAAAGTTGGTAAAACGGGAGAAAGTGACGTAATTTCCAAATTAAAATTACTCAGTAAAACAAACACAAAACAAGTTGCGAAACTCTCGAAAGCTGATCAAGAAAAGCTAATGGAATATTTTACAAAAATCGATGAGATTCTAAAAAATAAATAG
- a CDS encoding nuclear transport factor 2 family protein → MKKSKIVSALLFASFTATLFASNDALARNDQKAIEVLKSFENSDPKAILTWVSKDNFIQHDLSLQPGREGLLQSIKQSKKISLVRTIVDGNYVVLQSDYGDKIGFNVFRFDNGEIVEHWDNFETKQPLNPSGHSMIDGTTEITDRDKTQTNKALVQEFVETILMKGEKEKITKYIDANHYTQHNPHVADNLSGLQEALNAMAKNGWTMKYNKPYLILGEGNFVFIAAEGTFAGSEVSFSDIFRVNNGKIVEHWDVIGQLAPKSDRI, encoded by the coding sequence ATGAAAAAAAGTAAAATAGTTTCAGCACTCTTATTTGCGAGTTTTACAGCAACACTTTTTGCAAGCAATGATGCACTTGCTCGCAATGACCAAAAAGCTATTGAAGTCCTGAAAAGTTTCGAAAACAGCGATCCGAAAGCTATTCTTACTTGGGTAAGCAAAGATAACTTCATTCAACACGACCTTTCCTTACAGCCTGGCAGAGAAGGGTTACTACAATCGATCAAGCAATCTAAAAAAATCTCGCTCGTACGCACCATTGTAGACGGAAATTATGTTGTATTGCAATCCGATTATGGCGACAAAATAGGTTTTAATGTTTTCAGATTTGACAATGGAGAGATTGTTGAGCATTGGGATAATTTTGAAACAAAGCAACCGTTGAACCCAAGCGGACACAGTATGATCGACGGCACTACCGAAATTACCGATCGAGATAAAACACAAACAAATAAAGCTTTGGTCCAAGAGTTCGTAGAAACAATTCTTATGAAAGGGGAAAAAGAAAAAATCACAAAATATATTGATGCCAATCACTATACCCAGCATAATCCGCATGTTGCAGACAATTTAAGCGGACTTCAAGAGGCGTTGAATGCAATGGCAAAGAATGGATGGACGATGAAATATAATAAACCTTACCTGATTTTGGGAGAAGGAAATTTTGTATTTATTGCCGCTGAGGGGACTTTTGCCGGGTCTGAAGTATCTTTTAGTGATATTTTTAGAGTTAATAACGGCAAAATAGTTGAACATTGGGATGTCATTGGACAATTAGCTCCAAAATCTGATCGCATTTAA